The DNA window GGCTCGACCCCGGCGAGGCCGCGCGAAACGCCGGCTCCGGAAAGCCCCCGCCGCCGCAGGGACTTACGGCAAACCCCGCTAAGGGCACCTCGACGGAGAAGCGCTCGCCAGCCCCGGTGAGGTTTAAAGCCGAGCTCCCCCGAGGAAAAGCGAGCGGACGCGCATGCTCCCGTGGGATTTGAGCCTGTGCCGCTGCTTTTTATCTCTCCCAGACATTAAACGCCGGTAAATTAAGCCAGTCTCTGTGTCAGAAGCGCCGCCGCGTCCAGGTATTTCATTGACGCCGCGGGCCCGGAGCGGGCGAAAAGGAAAGGGAACGGTGTCGGCGCAGAGCgagcggcagcggcgcggcggccccgatCCGATTAGCTCCATGGGAGCAAAAACAACGCGCCGTCGACCGCGCGGCACCGGGAAGCAGAGGCGACCTCCATGCGCGATGTAAACCAGGCCGAGGCCGGCGTCCCGCCGCGGCGAGAAACTAGACCGGCACCTCCACGGCGGGCGGCAGAGCCgccacccccgggacccccccagcgcGCCGAAAGGGGCCGTTTCCCCCACGCAGAGAAAGCCGGAGAGACTTTGCCGAGGAAAGAGGCGACTCCCGGAGAGGAGCGGGCTGCCCGGAGCAGAGACGCTGCCGCCGAGCCGGaggggccgcgggcagcccgggAGTCCCGCGCCGGCGCAAGCAGGTAAATCGCTGCGGCTATGATGCACCGTTTCCCATACATACCTGCTACCTCTGCTTTATATAATATATACCCGTGTGCAGGACGGGATGTGCATTTACGCCCGGGTCACAGGTAAAGCACAAGCTGTGCATCAGGCAGACGCGTGCGCTACGACACCGGTGCGAAGGCAGCCCCGCAAAAGCCACGCCGTGCCGAAACCTAAACCAGCCGGCCCCCGACCCACGCTGCATCGCGGGAAGGACATCATCTTCCCCTCGGGACGCCCGGGACGTCGCAGGGGGGAAAAGCCCCGGAGAGCAAAATAAGAAGAGGAGAGTATGGCCGCAGGAAAGCAATGGTTGGGCTCGAGGCAGCAtccgccggccccgcgcagctGAGCGCCCAGGAGCGGGACGAGCCCCAGCCATCAGGGCCGAAACCCCCCGGCAGCTGTGGAACCGACTGGGGCAGGGCGGGAGCAGGATATAAAAGCCTCTCCCAAGCCCACCTGCCTCCCTGATGCCAAAAtccccaggaggaggaggagtaggAGGAGGGACCTCCCGAAACCTCCCGGCAGCAAGGCAGGCCTGGGCACGCAAGCGCCGTCTCTTCCCCTGCTCCTGGAGGGTGGAAGGCGCTGCCGGCGCGACACCCAGCCGCTGGGACCGACCGAGGTTAGTGACGCCCCGCTGCAGGCGAGCGACTTTCTTATGGCCCTCGGGCCCTGACCTTGCAGGATCCGGCCTTGCCCCATTGCAAGAAGGTTTAACCAATCTCCCCCTCTGCTTTATGCCTGTGCCCACACGTGAGGGGGAACTGGCCCATCTGCCCCCCGTGCCACCACCTGCAGGCTCCCGCATCCACCTCCTGAGGGGCCAAATCTCGCTTTTATTTGCCCCAAACAGCACGAGAACAGCTCTGAGTTGACCGCTGCCTTGTTTTGCAAAGCACGGGGAGAACGCCGTACCTACCCCCATCCCAAAAGCAGCGTCCCCTGGTCTTGCTCCCACTTACCACCAAAGGCAAAACCAACCCCAGGATGGAGGGGGCCCGAGAACAGCCGCGGACGGGGCTGGTTTCCGCCCCGATTCCCGGGCAGACGCGCTGTCACCGAGCCGCGAGGCGCTCGCAAAGGCCGCTGCCGCAAAGCAGCATCTCTGCCGAGGGCCCGGCATTTCTCCGGCGCTGGTATTGTAGGGTTGCTTATAAACAATGCGCTTTTTCTCTTGGGTTTGCTAAATCAAACTCATGTTTCCTCTTAAGAAAAGAGCCCAGTATAAGCTGAAACAGCCATGGGGAGGAGAAGCACAAATATTGCacgtcctcctccctccccctccacctGAGGAGGTCTTATTAAATAATGAGGCTGCTACAATAGCCAAAACCACCGCATTTGGAGCTTTACAAACCTGcctagaataaaaagaaaaggagcggCCACTGTgccaaaaaaaatcctattcCTGTCCCAACTTAATTTTATAAATTGTGCAGTATTTCATCTGGAGCAGAGGGACTGCTCCCCCTCTCCCAGGGCTGGAACGGCGCGAGAGGCGCTTGGGTAGCTGGGGGAGGGTGCTGGAGGGGATATAAAGCAGATGGAAAATATATAAACTCCCTTTTTCTATATTCTGAGCTAACTATGAAAAATGGAGGCTGACACAcggcaaaagaggaaaaaaaaatccattaaaatggaaattatGGAGGGTGGGGAGCACTGCGGCACGTGCCGGGGGGCCCTGCGGTGCCGGGCACGCGGGATGCTGCAGCCCCCGGGGTGGAGGCTGTGTTGGGGCGTCCCGGTCCCTGGTTTTTGGCtgggaaagagggggaaaggcACGGATAAGAGCTCTGCTGCGCGGAGGGGGTGACCGCAGCGTGGTCGGAGCCCTGTGCCGAGCATCCCTGAGGACGGGGCGCCCTGGAGAAAGGCGCTGCGCGGCGGAAGAGGCGTCGGGCTCCGGCGGCAAGCGCGGGGCGGGAGAGGGGCGCCCCGGGAGGAAGAGCAagcgggcggctgcggggggagcccggggcaCGGCCGCAGGGCGGGCAAGGCGGGGAGAGCACCgaagcggggaggggggcggctgcggcggccccgcgggggacGGGACGTGGGGCGCACGCCGTGTTTGGTACTCACAGGCTGGCCTCAGAAGCCAGGTGGCCGCAGCTGCCGGGGGAGACGTGTCGAGGCGGCTCCAGAGTGATGGAGGTAGATGATGGCACGGGTGGGTACAAGCGCCAGGCCCCGGAGCTCACTAGCCTTCCAACTTCCTACCAAACTGCCGCTAAGTCAAGCTACAGTTCTCTAGGGAACGCCTCTACTTTGGCAGCCCTCTCTGTCTCGCCTTcgctgaaataaaaagaaacaagagattCTTTTCACGGACGTGGCACGGCACCGCCGCGAGAAGGGTGAGCGCCCGGCGCCGCTCGGCCGGGGCGGGGAGCAGCGGGACGCCCGAGCTGCCGCCGGCGCGCCTGAACATCGCGGGGTGCCGTCGAGCGGGCTGGGAGCGAGTCCCCCCTGCCCTGGGATGGCATCGGTTCAGAGAGCTGCAggccccccccccaagaaaagcGGTGGCAAAGCGGAGCCGGCGGATGCTCAGCGCGGGACGCTCCCCGAAAACGCCATCCCACCCCGCGACGGCGGGAGCGGTGCGGAGAAACCGGCCTGTGTTGCCGCAGGACGCGTGCGACCAGCGCTTGCCCGCGGTGGGAGTTTTTCCAAGAGCAACCAAGGCCCCTGctgcaaggaaaataaaataaaaccccaaCCCTGAGCCGGCGGGCGGGAAGCGGCATCAAAGCAGGCGACTTGCCGCGGGGAATGCCGTGCCCGGGCAGCTTCCCGGACCGACTTGCGGCTTTGCAACACAGACTCTCGCTCCAAGCCTTGGGGAGACCCTTGCCTGCCCCGTGCCCCCCAGCCCGGCTTGCCGGGGGTGCCAGAAAAACGCGAGCCGGGGAAGCGGAGAGGAGGCACGCAaccccgcgcggccgccgggaAACCTGGCGAAGGCGAGCTCCGAAATCCCCGTCCGGCGCTCGCTCCGAGAGGAGCCGCTCGGGGGATCTCGTGCCAGAAGAATTCACCCAAGATGGAACCAGTTAAACCCCGCGCTTCCGCCCCCGAAGGGCTGCACACTGGTGTTTCTCATccaggtttcttctccccatggaAAGCTGGAGGAGCTGGGTGAAACCCCCATCCCGGCCCGGGGTGTCGGATGGGCGAAGACGAGCCCTGCGGGGGCTTCCTCCGGCCTCCCATCTGCGGAGCGGGGAAGGAATGGGTGCGAAGCCGAAGCGCGGAGCAGGTGAGGATGGAGCAGCGAAGGGAGAGTGCTCCGCTCCCGAAGCCGTGCCGGAGACCGCCGCGGGACGGGAAGTCCGCATGAGGCAGGGAGCGGGGCGACGCTCCCAAAACATGGGGAAAAGCACCGCGAGCACCAAGATGAGCCGCAGAAGCCAGCGGAAGGGCCAAAACCAACTGGGCCTTCAAGCACCAAGGTGGAAAAGCTCTGCGTGGCGGCACCGGGAAGGAGGGACCAAGGAAGCGCCACCGCCACCGGAGACCAGGCACCGACAGGCGAGGAGGGCGGCAGGTCTGCCGGGAAACCACATGCCTGCGTGGCCGACCTGCCCGGGGTAAGGCCGAGCCGGGGGGACtggtgctgctgttgctgccaaATGCACCGGGCCCGCATCCCCCAAATACGCCGGGAGCCGGTGGGGGGCTCATCCGCTCCGCCAGCGCGGTCCTGAGCTCCGAACCCCAAATACAGCCACCTCCGAGAATCGGCGCCCGGACGGATGCTCCGGCCTTGAAAGCCGGCTCAAGCCTGTGTTTCGGAGCCGTTAGCTGCTGCCGAGGACCGCTCCGGCCTGGCATCACCCCTTGCCTTTGCCAACCTCAAGGCTGTGCGGAGCCAGCTGGGTCTCGACTATGGTTTccccattttccatttttttaggGAAGCAGCAAGCCCATATTTCCCGCAGGAAACGGAGAGGAGCCCGGCAAGTCTGGCACCCACAGACACCGCAAAGCACACGAGCGCCAAGGGACAGCCGCACCGGAAAACACCCGGCGGGACGGCTGCTACCGGTGttacaggtggggaaactgaggcacgggtcACCCGGCAGCGATCTGCACCCCGAGGCCGCGCCAGGCGTCAGCAAGcgatttcctcccccccccccagccccgcaacacacacacaaacattaaATACACATGCACTTGTCATAACATCTCAAGCAGCGAGGCATAATCTGCATTTTTTCAAGCCAAAAAAAggatttttgggggggagggagaaaagagcattttatgcatgcatacatatatatatatatatacacaaaaaataatttttagctCCAGCTTTTGCCCCGGGTGCCTGGATCCGGCGGGCGGCCAACCCAGGGCTCCCCTGCTGCCGAACTTCGCTGGGGAAGGGCTggggtccccccgccccccaaaacgCGCCCCAGCTCGCTTTccgccccccgagcccccccgccgGCGTGCCCACCTCTGAGAGTACTGGCGCTGCTTCCCCTTATCCGCGTCCATCTCCGGGTCTAGCCGAGAagcgctgctgcccgcggggCGTTTTTCTACAGGGAGGGGGGACAAGGAGGGACAActtcacacacacaaacccccccaaaaaaccaccccgccggcccccgccgcgcgaGCTCCCGGAGAGGCGGAGGAACAAAAGCAAAGCGGCTTTGACCTCCCCAGCCCGTGGGAACGGGGGGcgttggggggatttttttttcctgccagaaaGTAGCCCAAAAAtaaaattggagaaaaaaaaaaagcgatgtTTTTGCAGCCGGGCGGCCCTGTGCCGGCGTCGCTGCCGCGGAGCCGAGCGACGGGGAGCCGCGGGCGAAGCGGGGCCTAAACccatcgccgccgccgctcggcggGTTGCACGCCGGGAGGGCCGGCAAACTTTTACCTCTTCTCCCAAATCCCGCGGGGATCTCAGGGGCCCGGGTGGGCGGCCCAGCggcacccccaaaacacccctccAAAGTCAAAAAGCGCCTCTGTGGCCCCAAAAAGCGCCCCGGGGTGGGGGCTGCAAGGGAGCATCCTCTGAGCGGGCTCCGGCGCGGCGGATAAAAAGCAGATTAACCATCGTTGGGGCGAAAAcgcatcttcttcctcctcctcctcctcccggcgtCCGGCTCAGCCGCTCCGGCgtggccggggctggaggcgggaGGTTATGCCCGTACCCGCAGCATCCGCACGCTAAACCAGCaggctaaatatatatatataaatatatatatacgttCCCGGACCTCGCTGGGGCCCCCGCTGCGGAGACGGGGGGGGTCCCACCGCCGCGCCGAAACCCCCGCGCGCCCGCTGCCGAGGCCGGTTATGAAAtaaaagagggaaggagaaaagggggatagatagatagataaatatataaataaataaataacagcccttttttttcaaaaaaaaaaaaaaaaaaaggtaacaaaaagGGTTGAGCTTCTACACCCCCCCCACGCTTCCATGCAACATCCCCAGCTCCTCGCCGACACGAAAATAGGTAGGTTCAGCCGCAATTAACTTTTCCATTAAACCATCCAGaaaaggggttggggggggggagggaaaaaaaaaagggcagaaaagccGAAGCGGGCATTTTGCTGGCTCCGCcgcgggaaggggggggagggaaagaagggaaaaaaaaaaagcaccccgGCGGTGAAAAAGGCGAAGTTTGGCGCAAGTTGGGGCGCGATCGCCGACctgccgcggcggtggcggccgccgagccccggccccggccccggccccggtcccggtcccggcctCAGCGGCGGCCTCGGCCGCGGCGCAGACAAAAAAGccgcgcggaggaggagggggaaaaagcgGCCCCTTTCGGTGCCCCCGCTGCCGCCTCGCCGCCTCTCCCACATTCTCAGacagtttttattaaaattcgcagacaaaaggaaaacaaaaatggcaGCCCCGGCTTATTTTTAACGCCGGCCGCGGCCGCCATGTTCTGCAGATCCGCGGCGAaggcggcggcgaggcgcggccccccctttccccccccccccccccggccggtgTTTACCGGCCGCCCGCACCGAGCGGGTGGGTCGGGCCGCTTTTTTCAACCCCCCCTTTAAtgcgggaaggggggggggttaaaaaaaaaaaagggggggggagagggaggttattcttattattattattatcatagAAAAAAGCAGACACTTCCTATACCAACAGTCATGCTCCCCGGCAAGCGGCGGTCCGCCCGGCGCTCCGGCGGCACGGAGGAAAATgggcgcccccgcgccgccctcccgcctccgcgccctcctcctccgcccgcccAGGCTCCGGTGCGCGGGGCCGccagccgggccccccccgccgccgccgccgccgctgccgccgccgctgctgctgctccccgcccgggcggggggcggcgcgcggcctccaccccccccccccccccccgccgccgccgccgccatggcggccCCGCGCCCTCACGGCGGAGGGAGGGCGACTAACGGGGCCCCCCCGCGTCTCCCCGACCCCCTCCCCGGGCTCCTCGGTGTCTCCTCGGCCCTCCCCCGGGGCTCCTCGGGGGCTCCCCGCAGTCTCTCCCTGGGGTCTCCCCCTCCCTGCTTTgggtccccccccggcccctctctCCAACCCCTCTTGGGGTCTCTCCAGTCCTCCCTGggtctcccctgcctccctcgGGGGGTCTGCAGCCCCCCAACCCCTTGGAGTCTCTCCAGTCCTCCCCGggtctcccctgcctccctcgGGGGTCTGCAGCCCCCCAACCCCTTGGAGTCTCTCCAGTCCTCCCTGggtctcccctgcctccctcgGGGGGTCTGCAGCCCCCCAACCCCTTGGAGTCTCTCCAGTCCTCCCCGggtctcccctgcctccctcagGGGGTCTGCAGCCCCCCAACCCCTCTTGGAGTCTCTCCAGTCCTCCCTGggtctcccctgcctccctcgGGGGGTCTGCAGCCCCCCAATCCCTTGGGGTCTCTCCAGTCCTCCCTGggtctcccctgcctccctcagggggtctgcagccccccagctccttTTGGGGGTCTCCCCAGACCTCCTCGggtctcccctgcctccctcgGGGGGTCTGCAGCCCCCCAACCCCTTGGGGTCTCTCCAGTCCTCCCTGggtctcccctgcctccctcgGGGGGTCTGCAGCCCCCCAACCCCTTGGGGTCTCTCCAGTCCTCCCTGGGTCTCCCCTGCCTCCCTTggggggtctgcagccccctggCCCCTCTTGGAGTCTCCCCAGCTGCCTTGGAGTCTCCCCTGCCTTCCTcaggggtctgcagccccccagcccctcttgGAGTCTCCCCAGTCCTCCCTCGGGAGTCTGCAGCCTCCCAGCTCCTCTTGGAGgtctccccagccctccctgggtGTCACCTGCTTCCCTCAGggggtctgcagccccccagctcctctCCAGGCCTCCTCAGCCCCCCTTTGGGGTCTCCATCTCTCCCCTTTGGGTCTCCCcagcacctctgtgcagcccccCTCAACCCTCCATGGTTCTCCCCAGCCCCTCCCAACCCTCCTCCCCGggtctcccctgcctccctcagggggtctgcagccccccagcccccttggggtctccccagccctccctgggtctcccctgcctcccttggggggtctgcagccccccagctcctctCCAGGCCTCCTCAGCCCCCCTTTGGGGTCTCCACCCCTGCCTTCAGGTCCCCCCAGCACCTTCCCAGGCCGGAGGGGCCCGTCCCCCCCCGGCCGGTGCCTCTCCGCTCTCCCCTCCCAGGTCTCCTGGGGGAATCTGCCTTTTtcgcctttttttctttctctgattcttttcatttcctctccCCTCTACCCCTGCCCGCCTCCAGCCCTCCCTCCCTGCGCCCCGCAGAAGCGCTCCCCAAATCCGCACGCGGGATCTGCttttccctgtatctgccttttttttccccttctttagGACCGTCCGGGAGGTTTGGTGGCAGATCAGGGACCCGGAGCAGGGCGCTCGGTGCCGGCTGGGCTCGCGCGGGGAGCAAACAGCTGCGAGCCTGAGCGAGAGCTGTATTTTTAATACGTATAtaggtgtgtgtatatgtgagGGTGTAAATATACAGTGGTCTCCAAGGTGGTGATGTCCTTCCAttagtttgttttgttatttttactCATGCACAAAtactttattcactttttttttgcctcttgggTCTTATCtgcctgttttctcctttcccaaggaGACTCTAAGGACGACCGGAGAATCCCAAAGATTATGATTTT is part of the Dromaius novaehollandiae isolate bDroNov1 chromosome 24, bDroNov1.hap1, whole genome shotgun sequence genome and encodes:
- the LOC112995587 gene encoding nascent polypeptide-associated complex subunit alpha, muscle-specific form-like, producing the protein MAAPRPHGGGRATNGAPPRLPDPLPGLLGVSSALPRGSSGAPRSLSLGSPPPCFGSPPGPSLQPLLGSLQSSLGLPCLPRGVCSPPTPWSLSSPPRVSPASLGGLQPPNPLESLQSSLGLPCLPRGVCSPPTPWSLSSPPRVSPASLRGSAAPQPLLESLQSSLGLPCLPRGVCSPPIPWGLSSPPWVSPASLRGSAAPQLLLGVSPDLLGSPLPPSGGLQPPNPLGSLQSSLGLPCLPRGVCSPPTPWGLSSPPWVSPASLGGSAAPWPLLESPQLPWSLPCLPQGSAAPQPLLESPQSSLGSLQPPSSSWRSPQPSLGVTCFPQGVCSPPAPLQASSAPLWGLHLSPLGLPSTSVQPPSTLHGSPQPLPTLLPGSPLPPSGGLQPPSPLGVSPALPGSPLPPLGGLQPPSSSPGLLSPPLGSPPLPSGPPSTFPGRRGPSPPGRCLSALPSQVSWGNLPFSPFFLSLILFISSPLYPCPPPALPPCAPQKRSPNPHAGSAFPCICLFFPLL